From Streptomyces cyaneogriseus subsp. noncyanogenus, the proteins below share one genomic window:
- a CDS encoding GMC oxidoreductase → MSRPRPENRVTFSRKLRDTFDMPQPTFHFRLDEAERKDTDRMNEHMLRTAAALGGFMPGSEPVFLTPGLPLHIAGTTRMGTSALDSVVDEYSKVWHIDNLYLGGNGLHPFGNASNPTLTSVALALHAADTIVKGHPGL, encoded by the coding sequence ATCTCCCGCCCCCGCCCGGAGAACAGGGTCACCTTCTCCCGCAAGCTCCGCGACACCTTCGACATGCCGCAGCCCACCTTCCACTTCCGCCTCGACGAGGCCGAACGGAAGGACACCGACCGGATGAACGAGCACATGCTGCGCACCGCCGCCGCGCTCGGCGGCTTCATGCCCGGCTCCGAGCCCGTCTTCCTCACCCCGGGCCTGCCGCTGCACATCGCGGGCACCACCCGGATGGGCACCAGCGCGCTGGACAGCGTCGTCGACGAGTACTCCAAGGTGTGGCACATCGACAACCTCTACCTCGGCGGCAACGGGCTGCACCCCTTCGGCAACGCCTCCAACCCCACCCTCACCAGCGTCGCCCTGGCGCTGCACGCGGCCGACACCATCGTCAAGGGCCACCCCGGACTCTGA
- the iolE gene encoding myo-inosose-2 dehydratase, which produces MPAPTTPRPEGIHLGITPTCWTNDDFPLIGKDIPMEQCLSEIALAGFEGCSIGHTFTTDVDALIAAMHLRGLSVSEPWVSTYFTVPDGSARTARDLLRVLEFLEQFNTGDPPVPTRTIGVAEFGRSVHLQALSLRGNKPEFTDGQWADLCEGLNKIGEITASQGFSLAYHPHMGTGVQTEQDVDRLMRGTDPRHVHLLPDTGHLTWAGADPAQIIDRHRDRVAHVHLKNVRGGVRADRTLADGSFREYIEAGIFTVPGDSDGDVDFDTVLKTLRPGESYRGWLVVEAEQDPRSGYPPLYYARTAHTYLTRALG; this is translated from the coding sequence ATGCCGGCACCGACCACCCCACGCCCGGAGGGCATCCACCTGGGCATCACACCCACCTGCTGGACCAACGACGACTTCCCGCTCATCGGCAAGGACATCCCCATGGAGCAGTGCCTCAGCGAGATCGCGCTCGCCGGCTTCGAGGGATGCAGCATCGGCCACACGTTCACCACCGACGTCGACGCGCTGATCGCGGCGATGCACCTGCGCGGTCTCAGCGTCAGCGAACCGTGGGTGAGCACCTACTTCACCGTGCCGGACGGCTCCGCGCGCACCGCCCGCGACCTGCTGAGGGTGCTGGAGTTCCTGGAGCAGTTCAACACGGGCGACCCCCCGGTCCCGACCCGCACCATCGGTGTCGCCGAGTTCGGCCGCTCCGTCCACCTCCAGGCGCTCAGCCTGCGCGGCAACAAGCCGGAGTTCACCGACGGGCAGTGGGCCGACCTGTGCGAGGGACTGAACAAGATCGGCGAGATCACCGCGAGCCAGGGCTTCAGCCTCGCCTACCACCCCCACATGGGCACCGGCGTCCAGACCGAGCAGGACGTCGACCGGCTCATGCGGGGCACCGACCCCCGCCACGTCCACCTCCTGCCGGACACCGGCCACCTCACCTGGGCGGGGGCCGACCCGGCGCAGATCATCGACCGCCACCGCGACCGCGTCGCGCACGTCCACCTGAAGAACGTCCGCGGCGGCGTCCGCGCGGACCGCACCCTGGCCGACGGCAGCTTCCGCGAGTACATCGAGGCGGGCATCTTCACCGTGCCGGGCGACAGCGACGGGGACGTCGACTTCGACACCGTGCTCAAGACCCTGCGCCCCGGGGAGTCCTACCGCGGCTGGCTGGTGGTGGAGGCCGAGCAGGACCCGCGGAGCGGATATCCGCCGCTGTACTACGCCCGGACCGCCCACACCTACCTGACCCGGGCCCTGGGCTGA